Below is a window of Gossypium hirsutum isolate 1008001.06 chromosome A12, Gossypium_hirsutum_v2.1, whole genome shotgun sequence DNA.
agacttaagtgaatgagaTTTTGAGATGTTGTAGTATATAAGCACTATgaatatggcaacttttgaatgtCTATATAAGTCTGAATTTTGATCTATGATTGTATTTGGCTATGCATAAAATTGCTAATGAACTTAGGtaaatgtgaatgtacaaatgtagtgttttagattggtaactcttcataatcgactccggcgacggatacgggttataggggtgttacactctggCCGGTCGAAATTCTTTTCCATTTTTCCCATTAGTCACCACCGTATACTTAACACTCGTAATACACCTCATTATTAACGTTATCTATTCTTCACAAAAGCCCATACGGTGCATCATTTTTTCCACAAAACACCATTCCACCCTGTCGTAAGCTTTACTCATATCGAGTTTTAAAGCGAAGCTTTTATTTGATCTCCCTCTTCGTTTCTTAAATGAGTGAAAAATCTCGTACGCCACCAATATGTTATCTGTAATTTGCCTTCCCGGCACAAACACCCCTTGACTGTCATCGATACAATAATGTAAAATAAGACGAAATCTGTTGACAATCACTTTTGAAATTATCTTGTATATCACTGTGCAAAGACTAATTGGTCGAAACTAACTCATATTATTCGGTGTAATCACCTTAGGGATCAATACTATACTTGTCCGATTCACCTCCTCCATATTCCGTTGACCATTCAAGACCTGAAAACAATACCTCCTAATCTCTTCCCCCACTATATtccaatatttttgaaaaaagatTGTCGGGAACCCATCAATCCCTGAAGCTTTAAGAGCGGCAATAGATTTCAATGCTTCTAGAATTCTGCTGCTTGAAATTCCTTCCGTAAATTTTCGTTGAATTCCTTTGTAATACAAGGACGTATTGTTGAAAGTAAATCATCACTGCTACTGACTACACTTTtggaaaacatatttttaaaataatcagTTGCTATAGTAGAAATTTCAGTAGCCTCATTCACCCATCTGCCAGCTTCATTTTCAAGCCctttaattctattatttttctGCCGATAAGAAGCCCATCTATGAAAGAAAGTCGTATTCTTATCCCCATATGCAACCAATCAACTCTCGCCCTTTGTTTCCAGAAAAGCTCCTCTCTATCAGTTTCTAAATACATTTTCAATCTAATCTCCGTCATCTCTGCTAAGACCTCATCACTGATTTCTTTAGAACTCAAACTTATCATTCTACTGTTCAAGACATTTGATCGGTATTCTCTagcccctttttctttcttcgcCCATTTACTTAAACGTGTCCCCAGTTCTGTGAGTTTCGTCATCGTTTCTTCTTCATTAGACAGCCACCCTTGCTTGACTTGCTCTTCTAATTCTTCACTCAGCAACCAATCAACATTAAATCGAAATTGCTTGTGGCTATCCAACGTTCGTGTGTTCTCATCCCCTCTCGTATCAACTATCACTGGACAATAATCCGATAACCCATGTTGTAAATATTGAACCGAGTAATTATTAAACAGATTCCACCATTCTTGATTAGCTACTCCTCTATCCAATCTTTCCCGTATATTGTTCCCAGCTAATCTACCTCTTTCCCAAGTGTACCACTGACCAACAAACCCAAAATCATTTAGTTCACAATCTTCAAGTGCTTCCCTAAAAGCATTCATCTGTCTTTCCCCTCTAATTCGTCCTCCTTGTTTTTTATGAGGAATAGAATCTCATTGAAGTCACCCAaaattttttcctattttttaaaatcaaactgatGATGTTGTTAATGTATCAAGGACaccacaaaaaataaataaatttttactatatattttttatatttctaaatgctgaaaatataattatttttaaaaaattcataccGGTGCCACTAATGTGTCAAGTAACaccacttaaattttttttcttcatcataaTAATTGACATATAATTGGGTTTAATTTAAAGTGATGCCGCTTGACAGCTTGACGACACCCAATATTACTGTGGAAAAcaattcatttttataattaaactagatcttatatcatattcatatttaattatttttatattatgttaattaaaaaaaCCAACAAAGCTCATCGTAActtctttttattaatatttatagattccccCCCTAAATTGGGTAAATATGCAATATAAATATAGGTTGATGTAGACGtaaaattctaataaaaattctaatatcaacccaaaaatagagaaaaacaatatatatatccaGTCGGCTCCATTAATTGATGGCTGTCATAAATCCATTGGTGCCAAGCGTTGTGATGTCTCATATTTGGTCCAGCAATGGAAGGCCATAAGCTGATGTTAGTTATTGTGCATCCATTAACCATAATCTGTAAAGGATAAAATGAAATGATGGGAAGCAATAGAACCCACACACACGCATCTCCATTCTCCACTGAAGTTAGTGCAAAACAGGAACAGTCTCTCCTATCAGTCCAAATCAAATAAAGGCAACACACATGACAAAATCGCCATCTGATTTGGCCCAGCAAGTGCG
It encodes the following:
- the LOC107936402 gene encoding uncharacterized protein; amino-acid sequence: MNAFREALEDCELNDFGFVGQWYTWERGRLAGNNIRERLDRGVANQEWWNLFNNYSVQYLQHGLSDYCPVIVDTRGDENTRTLDSHKQFRFNVDWLLSEELEEQVKQGWLSNEEETMTKLTELGTRLSKWAKKEKGAREYRSNVLNSRMISLSSKEISDEVLAEMTEIRLKMYLETDREELFWKQRARVDWLHMGIRIRLSFIDGLLIGRKIIELKGLKMKLADG